Proteins from a genomic interval of Pseudomonas sp. RC10:
- a CDS encoding NAD(P)-dependent oxidoreductase: protein MKIGFLGLGNMGQAVAANLLKGGHELVVWNRSPKATEPLVALGAKAATDPAQAFAVDVAFSIFADDKALRSVLLDSGLLQQLKGPLIHVNMATISVEFADELAALHKAQGVDYIAAPVLGRPNVAAAAQLNILAAGPVQALAKVQPLFDLIGRKTWPLGEKASAANAMKLAANFMIVSAVQAVSEAAVLVTRHGLASKDFVELISNTIFPGPVYAGYGGLIGERRYEPAAFKAVLGLKDVDLVLAAAQQVSVEMPTAERVRANLQDAVDHGQGEMDLAVLAEVEERRNPR from the coding sequence ATGAAAATCGGTTTCTTGGGACTGGGCAACATGGGTCAGGCCGTCGCGGCCAATCTGTTGAAGGGCGGCCACGAACTGGTGGTCTGGAACCGCTCGCCAAAGGCCACTGAGCCATTGGTCGCACTGGGCGCCAAGGCGGCAACAGACCCGGCGCAGGCGTTCGCCGTTGACGTGGCGTTCAGCATCTTCGCCGACGACAAGGCGTTGCGGTCGGTGTTGCTGGATTCAGGGCTGCTGCAACAGCTCAAAGGGCCGCTGATCCACGTCAACATGGCGACCATTTCGGTGGAATTCGCCGATGAGCTGGCTGCACTGCACAAGGCTCAGGGTGTGGATTACATTGCGGCGCCGGTGTTGGGTCGGCCGAATGTGGCAGCGGCGGCGCAGCTCAATATCCTGGCTGCAGGGCCTGTACAGGCGCTTGCCAAGGTTCAGCCGCTGTTCGATTTGATCGGTCGTAAAACCTGGCCGCTTGGGGAGAAAGCGTCGGCCGCGAACGCGATGAAGCTGGCGGCCAACTTCATGATCGTGTCTGCGGTGCAGGCAGTCAGCGAAGCGGCGGTGCTGGTGACGCGGCATGGTCTGGCGTCGAAGGACTTCGTCGAGCTGATTTCCAACACCATCTTCCCCGGCCCAGTGTATGCGGGGTATGGCGGGTTGATCGGTGAGCGTCGGTATGAACCGGCAGCGTTCAAGGCGGTGTTGGGGTTGAAGGACGTGGATTTGGTGCTGGCGGCGGCCCAGCAGGTGTCGGTTGAGATGCCGACCGCCGAGCGGGTCCGCGCCAATTTGCAGGACGCGGTGGATCACGGTCAGGGGGAGATGGATTTGGCAGTGTTGGCTGAAGTGGAAGAGCGGCGTAATCCGCGGTGA
- a CDS encoding DUF1028 domain-containing protein: MTFSIVGRCADTGQLGIAISSSSIAVGARCPWLRPGVGAVSTQNITLPALGALALDQMENGLSSEQAVAQALSLDEYRQFRQLTAIDHLGRTAHFSGSETLGTHHALSGEQCVGAGNMLADRAVIEALVHAFETHDGLLADRLIAAMQAAVAAGGEAGPVHSAALVVVGDHSWPIVDLRVDWAEEDPIGTLANLWRDYRPQMQDYLTRALDPTKAPRYGVPGDE; the protein is encoded by the coding sequence ATGACGTTTTCCATCGTTGGCCGTTGCGCCGACACCGGTCAACTGGGCATCGCCATCAGCTCGTCGAGCATTGCCGTGGGCGCCCGTTGCCCTTGGCTGCGGCCCGGCGTGGGCGCCGTGTCGACCCAGAACATCACCCTCCCCGCCCTTGGCGCGCTCGCACTCGATCAGATGGAAAACGGCCTGTCCTCTGAGCAGGCGGTGGCGCAGGCGCTGAGCCTTGATGAGTACCGCCAGTTTCGTCAGCTCACGGCCATCGACCACCTCGGTCGAACCGCGCATTTCAGCGGCAGCGAAACCCTCGGCACGCACCATGCGTTATCGGGAGAACAGTGCGTCGGCGCGGGCAATATGCTCGCGGACCGAGCGGTGATCGAGGCGCTGGTTCACGCTTTCGAAACCCATGACGGCCTGCTCGCCGACCGGCTGATCGCCGCGATGCAAGCGGCCGTTGCAGCCGGGGGTGAAGCCGGTCCGGTGCATTCGGCGGCGCTGGTGGTGGTCGGCGATCACAGCTGGCCCATCGTCGATCTGCGCGTCGATTGGGCGGAGGAAGACCCCATCGGCACACTGGCAAACCTGTGGCGCGATTACCGCCCGCAGATGCAGGATTACCTGACCCGCGCCCTCGACCCGACCAAGGCCCCCCGTTATGGTGTGCCGGGCGATGAATGA
- the argE gene encoding acetylornithine deacetylase, translated as MNSRDLLAALVGFDTTSRESNLQLIEFVRDYLAGFDVPCELIYNASRSKANLFATIGPADLPGIVLSGHTDVVPVDGQPWTVAPFELSEHDGKLFGRGTADMKGYIACVLAAVPGLLAAPLKMPVHIALSYDEEVGCLGVRSLLAELEQRPVKPLLCIIGEPTELKPVLGHKGKLAMRCDVHGAACHSAYAPQGVNAIEYAAELIGELGRIGSTLRAPELHDARFDPPFTTVQTGVISGGKALNIVPADCRFDFEVRALPAHDPLDVAQRLQDYAKDQVLPRMQAVHPGSDIRFTELSAYPGLATDAKGQAAQLIAQFCGSDAFTTVAFGTEGGLFDAIGIPTVVCGPGSMDQGHKPDEFVSVAQLAACDAMLRRITETLQG; from the coding sequence ATGAACAGCCGGGACCTGTTGGCCGCGCTGGTGGGGTTCGACACCACCAGCCGCGAATCGAACCTGCAATTGATCGAGTTCGTGCGGGACTATCTGGCCGGGTTCGACGTGCCCTGCGAGCTGATTTACAACGCGTCGCGCAGCAAGGCCAATCTGTTCGCAACGATTGGCCCTGCGGACCTGCCCGGTATTGTGCTGTCGGGCCACACCGACGTGGTGCCGGTGGACGGCCAACCTTGGACCGTCGCGCCATTCGAACTCAGCGAACACGACGGCAAGCTGTTCGGGCGCGGCACGGCGGACATGAAAGGCTACATCGCTTGCGTGCTGGCGGCCGTGCCTGGTTTGCTGGCCGCGCCGCTGAAAATGCCGGTGCACATCGCGCTGTCCTATGACGAAGAAGTCGGCTGTCTCGGCGTGCGTTCGTTGCTGGCGGAACTGGAGCAACGTCCGGTCAAGCCGCTACTGTGCATCATCGGCGAACCCACCGAACTCAAGCCGGTGCTGGGCCACAAAGGCAAACTGGCCATGCGCTGCGACGTGCATGGCGCGGCCTGTCATTCGGCTTATGCGCCGCAGGGCGTGAACGCCATCGAATACGCCGCCGAACTGATCGGCGAATTGGGCCGCATCGGTTCGACCTTGCGCGCTCCAGAACTGCACGACGCACGCTTCGATCCGCCGTTCACCACGGTGCAGACCGGCGTGATCAGCGGCGGCAAGGCCTTGAACATCGTGCCCGCCGATTGCCGCTTCGATTTCGAAGTGCGCGCCCTGCCCGCCCATGACCCGCTCGACGTCGCGCAGCGGTTGCAGGATTACGCCAAGGACCAGGTGCTGCCGCGCATGCAAGCGGTGCATCCGGGCAGCGACATCCGGTTCACCGAGCTGTCGGCCTATCCTGGTCTGGCGACCGATGCGAAGGGTCAGGCCGCGCAGTTGATCGCGCAATTCTGTGGCTCGGACGCGTTCACCACCGTGGCGTTCGGCACCGAGGGCGGGCTGTTCGACGCCATCGGCATTCCCACCGTCGTGTGCGGGCCGGGCAGCATGGATCAGGGGCACAAGCCAGACGAGTTCGTCAGCGTCGCGCAACTGGCGGCGTGCGATGCGATGCTGCGGCGGATCACCGAGACGTTGCAGGGCTGA